TTCGGTTTGGTCAATCGTGGCCGGTTCTTCTGCACTGGCGATTAATTTTTCTACCAGATTCAATTTGCCGGGTGTGACGCCTAGCTCTTTTGCTTCGGTGACACGTTCCAGACCGACGGCTTCGGCATTGGCAACTCTTTCAACGTTGTGCTTTTCGCAGACGGTATTGGCTGCCGTTTCCAGATCCGCAGCCAATTCAGCCGCTTTTTCCTGGTTCTTGGCTGCGGTGGCAATCACAATACCGTTGCCGCTGCCATTCAAATAACCGGCTTGGGCGATTTCGTTGACGGTGAGCGTAACGGCTTCTTCGATATTTTTGTTCTTGAGGTGAGCAAGCGCATCTTCTGATAAAATCTCATTGCCTTCGCCATTGACGCCTTTGGCGGAAAGCACTCTGTCAAAGCGGTTGACTGAAAATTCAATCGCCGGATTGACGTCCAAACTGACATAAGCCGTTGGGGTGTAATAAGCATAGGCGCTGCCCCCCAGGAATACCATCATGCATGCTGCCACGAAAGCAGTAATTTTGCTGAAACTCATATTGTTTCTCATCTTCATTTCTACCTCCTGCCCGATTGTATAGTTCCGGTTTTTCACGCGAACGATGCATCCGTCGTCAGAAAGCAGGGCTGCCTTGTCTTTGCGTATTTCTACGATGATCGCTTTCATCATTTCACTCTCCCTTTCGTATGAAGGATACATATTCCGCCAAACAGGGATACTCACCGGAAAGGAGTTCCACTGCCGCTATAATATAATTACGATGATGTTCCAATAATTTTAGGGGTAGACCCGTAAAAATGTGGATTTTTTTTTGCGGCAGCATTTTTTTAGCATAGAGCTCATCCCGCAGGGCAGGATGAACCAGGATACAGCGCACCGCCTGGCGGCAGGCGGTTTTGG
The DNA window shown above is from Negativicutes bacterium and carries:
- a CDS encoding anti-sigma factor domain-containing protein, with protein sequence MKAIIVEIRKDKAALLSDDGCIVRVKNRNYTIGQEVEMKMRNNMSFSKITAFVAACMMVFLGGSAYAYYTPTAYVSLDVNPAIEFSVNRFDRVLSAKGVNGEGNEILSEDALAHLKNKNIEEAVTLTVNEIAQAGYLNGSGNGIVIATAAKNQEKAAELAADLETAANTVCEKHNVERVANAEAVGLERVTEAKELGVTPGKLNLVEKLIASAEEPATIDQTEWLTKPVKEIMAQTNQNKELERKQAAEQTENNTAADPAEEATLGAENKPEGVGNGKVTAGSLPIKEGTTGSGTENKPEGTGSEKPNKVKGN